In Leptodesmis sichuanensis A121, the following are encoded in one genomic region:
- a CDS encoding Uma2 family endonuclease, whose amino-acid sequence MSQPLLSEEIVRPDISHLVLEDGVPVDNFQSEKQQRLLVEPLYSSPVIPPPFIAAANVGIFYSINQDGIAPDVFLSLGVQMPDNWVERHNRSYLVWEFGKVPEVAIEVVSNRKGNELGSKKETYARMKVDYYVVFDPLRQLQQPDEMNGSLLKIWALSAGRYIELTPAEGLSVGEPIYLDTVNLGLTLWEGEFEMVPGIWLRWCDRAGIVIPTGAEARAIEQQRADQERQRAEQAQQQAEQAQQQAEQERQRAERLADRLRAMGIDPDDV is encoded by the coding sequence ATGTCTCAGCCGTTGCTATCTGAAGAAATTGTCAGGCCAGACATCAGCCATCTGGTACTGGAAGACGGAGTTCCGGTGGATAACTTTCAATCTGAAAAACAACAACGGCTGCTAGTCGAACCCCTCTACAGTTCGCCCGTCATTCCTCCACCTTTCATTGCCGCTGCCAATGTTGGTATTTTCTACAGCATTAACCAGGACGGCATTGCTCCGGATGTCTTTCTCAGCCTGGGAGTGCAAATGCCAGACAACTGGGTAGAGCGACACAATCGTTCCTATCTGGTATGGGAATTTGGCAAAGTCCCCGAAGTTGCGATCGAAGTTGTCTCCAACCGCAAGGGCAACGAACTGGGCAGCAAAAAAGAGACCTATGCCCGGATGAAGGTGGATTATTACGTTGTCTTCGATCCCCTGCGGCAACTGCAACAACCCGACGAGATGAACGGCTCCCTCCTGAAAATCTGGGCGTTAAGTGCAGGCCGCTACATTGAACTCACTCCTGCCGAGGGGCTGAGTGTGGGTGAACCAATTTATCTAGACACCGTGAACCTGGGACTGACTCTCTGGGAAGGCGAATTTGAAATGGTGCCTGGAATTTGGTTGCGCTGGTGCGATCGTGCTGGAATCGTCATTCCCACAGGTGCAGAAGCCAGAGCGATAGAACAGCAACGGGCTGACCAAGAACGCCAACGGGCCGAACAAGCCCAACAGCAAGCCGAACAAGCCCAACAGCAGGCTGAACAAGAACGCCAGCGGGCAGAGCGGTTAGCCGATCGCTTGCGGGCGATGGGAATCGATCCAGACGATGTATAA
- a CDS encoding glutaredoxin family protein, producing MNSSTSYASVASGRSDAIDNSSAEQADPRMALAQHLTSIGAKIYTTDWCPTCKRQKQEFGEAAFALLTMINCEEKPDICADAGVRRYPTWEINGQKYERGFPLTKLAQLSNYSGPAPDQ from the coding sequence ATGAATTCATCAACTTCGTATGCGTCTGTAGCGTCTGGCCGGTCGGATGCGATCGACAATTCATCGGCAGAACAAGCAGATCCAAGAATGGCATTAGCTCAGCATCTGACCAGCATTGGTGCCAAAATCTACACTACCGACTGGTGCCCGACCTGCAAACGGCAGAAACAAGAGTTTGGGGAAGCGGCCTTTGCCCTGTTAACGATGATCAATTGTGAGGAAAAGCCTGACATTTGTGCTGATGCCGGTGTTCGTCGCTATCCTACGTGGGAAATTAATGGGCAGAAATATGAAAGAGGCTTTCCGCTCACCAAATTAGCCCAATTGTCAAACTATTCCGGCCCTGCTCCAGACCAGTGA